The genome window GTCGTCGTCGATACCGCAAGCAGGACCGCCACGACGGTCACCGCTCGAATCCACCCTCGAGTCCTGGCGGGCAAGAGTATCAGCCGGTGTATTGCCACGGGCACGTCAGGTGGCTCAGGAGAGCAGGAGCTCCTCGATAAGTCGTTCGAGGTCCTCCCGAGAGTAGTACGAGATCTCGATACGACCGGAATCGTCCGATCCGTGGGGTCGGATCTGAACCTGGGTACTGAATCGGGATCGAAGTCGATCCGTGACGGCCCGCATGTTCGGATCCACACCGCGGTTCGCGGCCTTCTGAGTTGGTGCCGTAGTCTTTTCGCGGGGCTTGAGCAGCGATCGGACCCTGCGCTCGACCTCTCGCACCGACAGGCCCTCCCGAACGGCGACTTCCACGATCTTCCGCTGAAGAGGCTCATCTTCGATAGTCACGACAGCCCGCGCATGACCCGCTGTGAGACTGCCGAGCTTGATCAGCGACTGGATGTACGCAGGCAGCCTGAGCAGCCTCAGCGTGTTCGTCACCGCCACACGGCTCTTGCCGACTTTGTCGGATACCTGTTCCTGGGTCAGACCACATTCGTCAATCAGACGCTCATATCCATGAGCAATCTCAATCGGATTGAGCTCCTCGCGCTGGATGTTCTCGACAATGGCCATCTCCAGCATTTCCTCAGTATCCGCCTGCCTGACGTACGAAGGAATGCGGGCGAGACCGGCCAGCTTAGCAGCCCTGAGCCTCCGTTCGCCCGAAATCAGCTCGAATCTTCCACCTCCGACCGCTCGCACGGTAATCGGCTGAACAATGCCAACCTGCTTAATCGAGGTGGCC of Rhodothermales bacterium contains these proteins:
- a CDS encoding ParB/RepB/Spo0J family partition protein — protein: MATKKAALGRGLDALISIDRPIDGTSGEESTGSKMYDFEDRLRLVGRVAEIEVERIKPNPYQPRDSFDEAGLEELATSIKQVGIVQPITVRAVGGGRFELISGERRLRAAKLAGLARIPSYVRQADTEEMLEMAIVENIQREELNPIEIAHGYERLIDECGLTQEQVSDKVGKSRVAVTNTLRLLRLPAYIQSLIKLGSLTAGHARAVVTIEDEPLQRKIVEVAVREGLSVREVERRVRSLLKPREKTTAPTQKAANRGVDPNMRAVTDRLRSRFSTQVQIRPHGSDDSGRIEISYYSREDLERLIEELLLS